The Nycticebus coucang isolate mNycCou1 chromosome 5, mNycCou1.pri, whole genome shotgun sequence genome window below encodes:
- the LOC128586772 gene encoding amine sulfotransferase-like, translating to MEKLEKSLVKFKGYYFGTGGLDVDFLENMEDFQIRDDDVFIVTYPKSGTIWSQQILSLIYFEEHRKRTENLETVDRVPFFEYRFQKMDFDERPSPRLFTTHLPYYLVPRGLKDKKAKVGNRNTAISEKELLFSLLNYVSLHGQHIH from the exons atggaaaaattagaaaaaagtttaGTGAAATTTAAAGGATATTATTTTGGGACTGGAGGACTTGATGTTGACTTTTTAGAAAATATGGAAGATTTCCAAATTAGAGATGATGATGTCTTCATAGTCACATACCCCAAATCTG gaACCATCTGGTCTCAGCAGATATTAAGCTTGATTTATTTCGAAGAACATCGCAAAAGAACTGAAAATCTGGAAACAGTGGATCGAGTCCCCTTTTTTGAGTACAGGTTTCAAAAAATGGATTTTGATGAAAGGCCATCTCCTCGTCTCTTCACTACCCACCTCCCATACTACTTGGTTCCAAGAGGGTTGAAGGACAAAAAAGCCAAAGTAGGGAATAGAAATACTGCTATTTCTGAAAAGGAACTGCTGTTTTCATTACTCAACTATGTGTCCTTACATGGACAGCACATTCATTGA